A window of the Lactobacillus amylovorus DSM 20531 genome harbors these coding sequences:
- a CDS encoding glycosyltransferase family 8 protein encodes MTVPVFYSISDDFTKYAAVSLNSLVKHASPDTDYTVYFLSQDLSDEHKKDLSDLGNENVHVKFFHIDDKLVKPIQNRKENFLRADFFTMSIFYRLFIPELFTQYDKAIYIDSDTVVNDDIAKLYNVELGDNLFGACTDSSIQFVPKMVKYIKDVLALDPKKYINSGMLVMNAKQFRDNLFIDHFMELLETYHFDCIAPDQDYLNEMGEGNILHLDPRWDAMPNENTEPIKNPGLIHYNLFFKPWHFKGVQYEDYFWQSAKETKFYDELKAELDNYTDEQRAADRQKLNHMLLKEDKTEKDPNNWAKVKEREAVKL; translated from the coding sequence ATGACAGTACCAGTTTTTTACAGCATTAGTGATGACTTCACTAAATATGCGGCAGTATCACTCAATTCTTTGGTTAAACATGCCAGCCCTGATACAGACTACACCGTGTATTTCTTAAGCCAAGATTTGTCTGATGAGCATAAAAAAGATTTAAGCGATCTCGGCAATGAAAATGTACACGTAAAGTTTTTCCATATTGACGACAAGTTGGTGAAGCCGATTCAAAACCGAAAGGAAAACTTCTTGCGGGCCGACTTCTTCACCATGTCAATTTTCTACCGCTTGTTTATTCCTGAATTGTTCACGCAATACGACAAGGCAATCTACATCGACAGCGACACCGTTGTTAACGACGATATTGCTAAGCTTTACAATGTAGAGCTTGGCGACAACTTATTTGGTGCCTGCACCGACTCTTCAATTCAATTTGTGCCTAAGATGGTGAAATACATCAAGGATGTTTTAGCACTCGATCCTAAGAAGTACATCAATTCAGGAATGTTGGTCATGAACGCTAAGCAATTCCGTGACAATCTTTTTATCGATCACTTCATGGAACTGCTTGAAACTTACCACTTCGACTGTATTGCACCCGATCAAGATTACTTAAACGAAATGGGCGAAGGCAACATTCTTCACCTTGATCCACGCTGGGATGCTATGCCTAATGAAAATACCGAACCGATCAAAAATCCTGGTTTGATCCACTACAATCTTTTCTTCAAACCATGGCATTTCAAAGGCGTGCAATATGAAGATTATTTCTGGCAAAGCGCTAAGGAAACCAAGTTTTACGACGAACTAAAGGCTGAACTCGATAACTACACCGATGAACAACGTGCGGCCGATCGTCAAAAGCTGAACCACATGCTTTTAAAGGAAGACAAAACAGAAAAAGACCCTAACAATTGGGCCAAAGTTAAGGAACGTGAGGCAGTTAAATTATGA
- a CDS encoding SLAP domain-containing protein, translating to MNHKKYFLASVAALMAIGVFSTQQVKAAYSVVATRKVTRNAYIYNSTNKRTSYKNKKKLYKGQSVTTYGDGQTLKNGQKFYKISPTSNKYVKVANFKARPVVKTATAVIKPHADWLARTFNNKGNTVRKNLKPGTKLTVDRHEVTSFSDNFPAGMINDDGFYHIKGSNQWIMGSAVKVNKKIPLFDPEFENARTNYSLVRFKNNADVYNRQGEKLNADGVKVRKQANWFRADNLLYIWLPSENKAELFYHLIAKSFYTTSSTSDKLKVSDAYVKASDMKYFDGLKLKPSNTQAEAKAAAENKN from the coding sequence ATGAATCATAAGAAATACTTTTTAGCTTCAGTTGCAGCTTTGATGGCTATTGGAGTATTTTCTACTCAACAAGTAAAAGCAGCATATTCTGTTGTTGCAACTAGAAAAGTCACAAGAAACGCATATATCTATAATTCAACCAATAAGAGAACTTCATATAAAAATAAAAAGAAATTATACAAGGGGCAATCAGTAACTACATATGGTGATGGACAGACACTTAAAAATGGTCAAAAATTTTATAAAATTAGTCCAACATCAAATAAGTACGTCAAAGTAGCTAACTTCAAAGCTAGACCTGTTGTCAAGACTGCTACTGCTGTAATAAAGCCACACGCTGATTGGCTTGCTAGAACTTTTAATAATAAAGGCAATACTGTCCGTAAGAATTTAAAGCCAGGAACAAAATTGACAGTTGATCGCCATGAGGTAACTTCATTTAGTGATAACTTCCCAGCAGGAATGATTAACGACGATGGATTTTATCATATTAAAGGCAGCAATCAATGGATAATGGGCTCTGCTGTTAAAGTTAATAAAAAGATTCCTTTGTTTGATCCAGAATTTGAAAATGCCCGTACCAATTATTCTTTGGTAAGATTTAAGAACAACGCAGATGTATATAATCGTCAAGGTGAAAAGCTGAACGCTGATGGAGTAAAAGTGAGAAAGCAAGCAAATTGGTTCAGAGCTGATAACCTATTATACATTTGGCTTCCGAGTGAAAATAAGGCTGAGTTGTTCTACCATCTGATTGCTAAAAGCTTTTATACAACTTCGTCAACAAGCGATAAGCTTAAAGTTTCTGATGCTTATGTTAAGGCCAGTGATATGAAATACTTTGATGGTTTGAAACTTAAGCCAAGTAACACTCAGGCAGAAGCTAAAGCGGCTGCAGAGAATAAAAATTAA
- a CDS encoding ImmA/IrrE family metallo-endopeptidase: MRNLGKEELIEYLLNYAFKHGLSYILVKGEPYDPALSFKNAHKMVINTNWHNPNELPFIIGHEIGHLMLGDSGIAYWPSFSGQNSEEEEADLFSLKIIYDYSCKNGDYIQEPRTFMQNYGIPERMTAATKQLFKDNDDLI; this comes from the coding sequence ATGAGAAACTTAGGCAAAGAAGAGTTAATTGAGTACTTACTCAATTATGCTTTTAAGCACGGTCTTTCATACATCTTGGTTAAAGGAGAGCCATACGACCCAGCACTTTCATTTAAGAATGCTCATAAAATGGTAATCAATACTAATTGGCATAATCCTAATGAATTGCCTTTTATCATTGGCCACGAAATTGGTCACTTAATGCTAGGTGATTCAGGCATCGCCTATTGGCCTAGTTTTTCAGGGCAAAACTCAGAAGAAGAGGAAGCAGATCTATTTTCTCTTAAGATTATTTACGACTATTCCTGCAAAAATGGTGACTACATTCAAGAACCAAGAACCTTTATGCAGAACTATGGCATCCCCGAAAGAATGACCGCTGCAACCAAGCAACTTTTTAAAGACAATGACGACCTAATATAA
- a CDS encoding lysophospholipid acyltransferase family protein — translation MIFGDNREAVIKNIKKAANDRDFTAKVEIGDPQMSLDERLKLVNDYWENRKTFSSKINNRIGHVIFNTLAKTIAGSTEFEGLEKLNNLPIGGAIVTSNHYNQVDSLPIKLLADKMHCQLSIVIEDTNLMLPGFFRYLMNYVGTIPLVQSPSYIANEFPKHLSQALDQNNWVLIYPEQEMWWNYRKPRKLQRGAYYFAAKQNVPVISTFVEIKDLPKVEKKDANFYETKYIVHVLDPIYPDVSLSANENAHHMMEQDYKQKVAAYEKIYGKKLNYDFLDWDIAGWRGHLS, via the coding sequence ATGATTTTTGGTGATAATCGAGAAGCAGTAATTAAAAATATCAAAAAAGCTGCCAACGACCGTGATTTTACGGCTAAGGTTGAAATCGGTGACCCACAAATGTCGCTTGATGAAAGATTGAAGCTAGTTAATGACTACTGGGAAAACCGTAAAACTTTTTCCAGCAAGATCAACAACCGCATCGGTCATGTGATTTTTAATACTTTGGCTAAGACAATCGCTGGCTCAACCGAATTCGAAGGCCTAGAAAAATTAAACAATTTACCTATTGGTGGCGCGATTGTTACTTCCAACCACTACAATCAAGTCGATTCGCTTCCAATTAAGCTCCTCGCTGACAAAATGCACTGTCAACTTTCAATTGTTATTGAAGATACCAACCTGATGTTGCCCGGCTTTTTCCGCTACTTGATGAACTATGTCGGCACCATTCCTTTGGTTCAAAGCCCTAGTTACATTGCCAACGAATTTCCAAAGCATTTGAGCCAAGCATTGGATCAAAACAACTGGGTTTTGATTTATCCTGAACAAGAAATGTGGTGGAACTACCGCAAACCTCGTAAGTTGCAACGCGGTGCCTACTATTTTGCCGCTAAGCAAAACGTGCCAGTTATTTCCACTTTTGTTGAAATCAAGGATTTGCCTAAGGTCGAAAAAAAGGACGCCAACTTCTACGAAACTAAGTACATTGTGCACGTTTTAGACCCCATTTATCCCGATGTTTCCCTAAGTGCTAATGAAAACGCCCACCATATGATGGAACAAGATTACAAGCAAAAAGTAGCTGCTTACGAAAAGATCTACGGTAAGAAATTAAACTACGATTTCTTAGATTGGGATATTGCCGGCTGGCGTGGCCACCTTTCATAA
- a CDS encoding lysophospholipid acyltransferase family protein: MKRIYYYHKTTDDVVDSHDQNFSLPDDYVILPNSRGAKIWSAIARRLAAGFGWLVFRFFDNVKVIGKEKLKQVDGGYFIYGNHTRPMGDVFTSLTIFPIKNFYAIAGQANWGIPFIGKYLVRYGGLPVGKDLKQSVKLIKAIKTVIKDKKGEVLIYPEAHVWPYYTKIRPFDATSMHFPVQLNAPSFVMTKTYHKRRFSSRPRAVVYIDGPFYPDQALSRKEAQNKLHYEIQKTLIDRAKLSDYEYCQYIKK; the protein is encoded by the coding sequence ATGAAACGAATCTACTATTATCACAAAACTACCGATGACGTGGTCGACAGCCACGATCAAAATTTTAGCTTACCAGATGATTACGTAATTTTGCCCAATTCTCGCGGGGCCAAAATCTGGTCCGCCATTGCTCGTCGCCTCGCTGCAGGCTTTGGCTGGCTCGTCTTCCGCTTTTTCGACAACGTTAAGGTAATTGGCAAAGAAAAACTAAAGCAAGTCGACGGCGGCTATTTCATCTATGGTAATCACACCAGACCAATGGGTGACGTTTTTACATCCCTCACGATTTTTCCCATTAAGAATTTCTACGCCATCGCAGGTCAAGCCAACTGGGGCATCCCTTTCATTGGCAAATATCTAGTGCGCTACGGTGGCCTTCCCGTTGGTAAAGACTTAAAACAGTCGGTCAAGCTGATCAAGGCTATCAAAACCGTGATCAAGGATAAAAAAGGTGAAGTTCTAATCTACCCAGAAGCCCACGTTTGGCCCTACTACACTAAAATTCGTCCCTTTGACGCAACCAGCATGCACTTTCCTGTTCAACTGAACGCACCAAGTTTCGTTATGACTAAAACTTACCATAAAAGACGCTTTAGCAGCCGTCCTCGCGCCGTTGTTTATATTGACGGACCATTTTACCCAGATCAAGCTTTAAGCCGTAAGGAAGCGCAAAATAAGCTCCACTATGAAATTCAAAAGACATTAATCGACCGAGCTAAGCTTAGTGATTATGAATATTGCCAATATATCAAAAAATAA
- a CDS encoding glycosyltransferase, with the protein MNILFCGDENAEDGVLISTLSLLKNSGAKELHLYILTMEAHSDKRKYHPFSKHAADFIRSLLVKANPKNTLELIDCTDLFIKQPPTANMNTRFTPYAMLRLFADELPQIPDRILYLDDDIVIRGDITAFYKQNIKGIELVGVLDYWGRFFFHNVKTKRVFDYLNSGVLLLNMVKIKQTGLFAKVRDMMQTKKMFLPDQSAINKLAVAKRVVPRRYNEQYRLQKDTKIQHFTTSFRFWPYFHTQTVKPWDVARVHSVLHLHEYDGLLNEYLKIRDNLKE; encoded by the coding sequence ATGAATATACTTTTTTGCGGGGACGAAAACGCAGAAGACGGCGTTTTAATCTCCACACTATCTTTATTAAAGAACTCTGGTGCAAAGGAACTGCACCTCTACATTTTAACCATGGAAGCTCACAGCGATAAACGCAAGTATCATCCTTTCTCTAAGCATGCCGCAGATTTTATTCGTTCTTTATTAGTTAAAGCAAACCCTAAAAATACGCTGGAGCTGATCGACTGTACCGATCTATTTATCAAGCAGCCACCTACAGCCAACATGAATACGCGTTTTACGCCTTATGCCATGTTGCGTCTTTTTGCGGATGAATTGCCACAGATCCCTGATCGTATTCTTTACCTGGACGACGATATCGTTATTCGCGGCGACATTACTGCTTTTTATAAGCAAAACATCAAGGGTATCGAACTCGTCGGTGTACTCGACTACTGGGGCAGATTCTTCTTCCACAATGTCAAAACTAAGCGCGTCTTTGATTACCTAAACTCTGGTGTCTTACTTTTGAATATGGTTAAGATCAAGCAAACTGGTCTTTTTGCCAAAGTCAGAGACATGATGCAAACCAAGAAGATGTTCTTACCTGACCAGTCAGCAATTAACAAACTTGCCGTTGCAAAACGTGTCGTACCTCGTCGCTACAACGAACAATATCGCCTGCAAAAAGATACCAAGATTCAACACTTTACCACTAGTTTTCGTTTCTGGCCCTACTTCCATACCCAAACAGTTAAGCCATGGGACGTAGCTCGTGTGCACAGCGTACTGCATCTACACGAATACGATGGTTTACTCAACGAATATCTCAAAATTCGCGATAACTTGAAAGAATAA
- a CDS encoding helix-turn-helix domain-containing protein, whose translation MIELERTKELAKKYKMNLREVNDKAGLGTNSIYNWKNKRPGGDALEAVAEVLNTSIDYLKGKTDDPTPIPTKGQPTSIPLDEEKPYSYHGYNVPERYLNMIRGLMEDDIKEGRADKK comes from the coding sequence ATGATTGAATTAGAGCGTACTAAAGAATTAGCGAAAAAATATAAAATGAACTTACGTGAAGTGAATGATAAGGCTGGGTTAGGTACTAATTCTATCTATAATTGGAAGAATAAAAGACCTGGTGGTGATGCCTTAGAAGCCGTTGCCGAAGTACTAAATACTTCAATCGACTATCTAAAAGGCAAAACCGATGATCCTACTCCTATACCTACCAAAGGACAACCAACTTCTATCCCATTAGATGAGGAGAAGCCTTATTCATATCACGGCTATAATGTTCCTGAGAGATATCTCAATATGATTCGAGGACTAATGGAAGATGACATTAAGGAAGGTCGTGCAGACAAGAAATGA
- a CDS encoding glycosyltransferase family 8 protein encodes MKTIPVFYTISDNYTPYAFVSIQSLIDHADPKKDYTITLLVQEISDEHKKSLEGMSTDNIHVHVFHIDDDMVKPIHKGKENYLRAQFFTMSIFYRLFIPELFPQYDKAVYLDADTIICTDIADLYDTEIGDNMFASCPDLSIRYMPLLQKYIKECQGILPAEKYINNGVILFNMKAFRDKHFVDKFYYLMGKYHFDNVDPDQAYMNEICEDKIYHLPKEWDAMPNESIPEIENPKIVHYNLFFKPWHFEDVQYAHYFWDVAKTTPYYDELKQQLADFTDEDRKKARADLEWMAKKVDMIVDEPNTWAKVKKHESVKID; translated from the coding sequence TTGAAAACCATCCCTGTTTTTTACACTATCAGTGATAACTACACACCATATGCATTTGTTTCAATTCAATCATTAATTGATCATGCCGATCCTAAGAAGGACTACACCATCACTCTTTTGGTTCAAGAAATTTCTGATGAACATAAAAAAAGCCTAGAAGGCATGTCTACTGACAACATTCATGTTCACGTCTTCCATATTGATGATGACATGGTTAAGCCAATTCACAAGGGCAAGGAAAACTACCTGCGTGCCCAATTCTTTACCATGTCCATCTTCTACCGCCTGTTCATCCCTGAATTATTCCCACAATATGACAAGGCAGTTTACCTAGATGCTGATACCATCATTTGTACGGATATTGCAGATTTATACGACACCGAAATCGGCGATAACATGTTTGCCAGCTGTCCTGACTTGTCTATCCGCTACATGCCACTTTTACAAAAATACATCAAGGAATGCCAAGGCATCTTACCTGCCGAAAAGTACATTAACAACGGCGTCATTTTGTTCAACATGAAGGCCTTCCGCGATAAGCACTTCGTCGACAAGTTCTACTACTTGATGGGCAAGTACCATTTCGACAACGTCGACCCAGACCAAGCCTACATGAACGAAATCTGTGAAGACAAGATCTACCACTTGCCTAAGGAATGGGACGCTATGCCTAACGAAAGCATCCCCGAAATCGAAAATCCTAAGATCGTGCACTACAACCTGTTCTTCAAGCCATGGCACTTCGAAGACGTGCAATACGCTCACTACTTCTGGGACGTTGCCAAGACCACGCCTTACTATGACGAATTAAAGCAGCAACTTGCTGACTTTACTGACGAAGATCGTAAAAAGGCCCGTGCCGATCTTGAATGGATGGCCAAGAAAGTTGACATGATCGTTGACGAACCTAACACCTGGGCTAAGGTCAAAAAGCACGAATCCGTTAAGATTGACTAA
- a CDS encoding RNA-guided endonuclease TnpB family protein has product MDQTVTVKAKLLNIDEETAHSFMQTMVKYKDACNFISQYVFNHAFELKQSKLNKALYRDLRNKFGLKSQMAQSAIKTVIARYKTVKTQLKQKPYRYDTGKKDGKGHAIWAQTFRNLSWLWYPIQFKRPQLDLQRNRDWSYLSATKQISLNTLQGRKKVDFVCKSFDQYLDSDKWKFGTIKLLKFRNQWYMHLSATVSLPEYQPEEAEHVVGIDLGLRFLASCYDEKGKTLLFNGQKALRTRRKYKKLRAQLQAKGTKSAKRRLKQIGQRENRWMSDVNHRLTKTLVDHYGANTLFVLEDLTDVRFATEKTAKDKRYEMVSWAFYQFEQFLTYKANLNSSAIVKVPAKYTSQRCPKCGRIRKENRDHQLHLYVCDRCGYKSNDDRLASMNIQFLGTLYRSGEEAPQFNKQASAE; this is encoded by the coding sequence ATGGATCAGACAGTGACCGTTAAGGCAAAACTGCTCAATATTGATGAAGAAACCGCACATTCCTTTATGCAAACGATGGTTAAATATAAGGATGCCTGCAATTTTATCTCGCAATATGTTTTTAACCATGCTTTTGAATTAAAGCAATCTAAGCTGAACAAGGCTCTTTACCGTGATCTTAGAAATAAATTCGGTTTAAAAAGCCAAATGGCGCAGTCTGCTATTAAAACTGTTATTGCTCGCTATAAGACTGTTAAAACACAGCTAAAGCAAAAGCCATACCGCTACGATACTGGGAAAAAGGACGGCAAGGGTCACGCTATTTGGGCACAGACTTTTCGTAACCTTAGCTGGCTCTGGTACCCGATCCAATTCAAGCGTCCGCAATTAGATTTACAGCGCAATCGGGACTGGTCTTACCTAAGCGCTACCAAGCAAATATCTTTAAACACTTTGCAAGGAAGAAAAAAGGTTGATTTTGTGTGCAAGAGCTTCGATCAGTACCTTGATTCAGATAAATGGAAATTCGGCACGATTAAATTACTTAAATTTAGGAACCAATGGTACATGCACCTAAGCGCTACCGTCTCTTTGCCGGAATATCAGCCGGAAGAAGCTGAGCATGTTGTCGGGATTGACCTTGGCTTGCGCTTTTTGGCTTCCTGCTACGATGAAAAAGGCAAAACCTTGCTTTTCAACGGTCAAAAGGCATTAAGAACCAGACGCAAATACAAAAAACTGCGTGCCCAGCTTCAAGCCAAAGGCACCAAGTCCGCCAAACGAAGACTTAAGCAGATCGGTCAAAGAGAGAACCGCTGGATGAGCGATGTCAACCATCGCTTGACTAAGACACTCGTTGACCATTATGGCGCTAATACCCTTTTCGTTTTGGAAGACTTGACCGATGTCCGCTTTGCTACTGAAAAGACAGCTAAAGACAAACGCTATGAAATGGTTTCTTGGGCTTTCTATCAGTTTGAGCAGTTCCTTACCTACAAGGCTAATCTGAACTCGTCAGCGATAGTAAAAGTCCCTGCCAAATATACCAGCCAGCGCTGTCCCAAATGCGGACGGATTCGTAAGGAAAACCGTGATCATCAACTGCACTTGTATGTTTGCGATAGATGTGGCTACAAGTCAAACGATGACCGGCTTGCGTCAATGAACATCCAGTTCTTAGGGACACTCTATCGAAGCGGTGAGGAAGCACCGCAGTTTAACAAACAAGCATCTGCCGAGTAA
- a CDS encoding SLAP domain-containing protein, protein MKKNKTIFTIFIAIFLGIVSLSINSSPVKAANTVKLYLNSNSYVYNNKGQRLHGKSNYLKKNKVVTAPGKLQKTNSVKRYYIMKDNSSTGVMNSKENLFNYLYWLPYKTIKKQEYYKIGYNRYIKCINVKSIYSKDPYANKANELITNQATVVTKDPKTINQKHIYALKEVSKNKAENAYVLPKNKKLVVDDTAGFDNMYSEAYHIKNTKYYIYAGDIVKRPKHTVYSHPYKSIINGVKTLY, encoded by the coding sequence ATGAAAAAGAATAAAACAATATTTACTATTTTCATCGCTATCTTTTTAGGCATCGTTTCACTAAGCATAAATTCCAGCCCAGTTAAGGCAGCCAATACTGTGAAGTTGTATTTAAACAGTAACTCCTATGTATACAACAACAAAGGTCAACGTTTACATGGTAAAAGTAACTACCTTAAGAAGAATAAAGTTGTTACTGCTCCAGGAAAATTGCAAAAAACAAATTCCGTGAAGAGATATTACATAATGAAAGATAATAGTTCAACAGGTGTAATGAATTCTAAAGAGAATTTGTTTAATTATTTATATTGGCTTCCATATAAAACAATTAAAAAGCAAGAATACTACAAAATAGGCTACAACAGATATATCAAGTGTATAAACGTTAAATCTATTTACAGTAAAGATCCATATGCAAATAAGGCGAATGAACTAATAACTAATCAAGCAACTGTTGTAACAAAAGATCCTAAGACAATTAACCAAAAACATATTTATGCACTAAAAGAAGTTTCTAAAAATAAAGCAGAAAATGCATATGTATTACCCAAAAATAAGAAATTAGTCGTAGATGATACTGCGGGATTTGATAATATGTACTCTGAAGCATACCATATTAAGAATACGAAATATTATATTTATGCTGGTGATATAGTTAAAAGACCTAAGCATACGGTATATTCTCATCCTTACAAGTCCATCATCAATGGAGTCAAAACTTTATACTAA
- a CDS encoding transposase has translation MKSLHSNILKLMDNIINKIATNIHAFSVSDQAFTRCRKLNVVDLIRLILNMGAGSLNSEIFHAFPNINSRMTASAFEQQKAKLKPECFKEIMAELSQANNAPQLLDDKYLVVAIDGSDFDQPFNPKSKNIFQGKDGRKYCQIHVNALYDVLNKLYLDMVIQPRQKMDEREAALTMLKNLDKQEKDFLVLMDRGYSSFNLIETCNRLKHCHYVIRTKAGNGAIKEITTLSGHEYDSELSCKVTASHRYYITHKDTEKFLHLVFHKKHHYKAVRSKNTKDSRWDHEDICNVKFRICKFRINPPGSDDEWEVLITNLDRDKYPLARMKEIYHLRWGI, from the coding sequence ATGAAATCCCTTCACTCAAATATTCTAAAACTGATGGATAATATTATCAATAAAATCGCCACTAATATTCATGCTTTCTCTGTTTCAGATCAGGCCTTTACCCGTTGTCGTAAGCTCAATGTCGTTGATTTGATTAGGCTGATTCTAAACATGGGAGCCGGCAGTTTGAACTCGGAAATTTTTCATGCTTTTCCTAACATAAATTCCAGAATGACCGCTTCGGCTTTCGAACAACAAAAGGCTAAATTAAAACCCGAATGTTTTAAAGAAATCATGGCTGAGCTTAGTCAGGCAAACAATGCACCACAATTACTAGATGACAAATACTTAGTTGTAGCGATTGATGGTTCCGATTTTGATCAGCCTTTTAATCCAAAATCAAAGAATATTTTTCAAGGCAAAGATGGTAGAAAATATTGTCAGATCCATGTAAATGCTCTTTATGATGTTTTGAATAAATTATATTTGGATATGGTCATTCAGCCCAGACAAAAAATGGATGAGCGTGAAGCGGCACTAACAATGTTAAAGAATCTAGATAAACAAGAAAAAGATTTTTTAGTTTTAATGGATCGTGGCTATAGTAGTTTTAATTTGATTGAAACCTGTAATCGGCTAAAGCATTGTCACTATGTTATTCGAACAAAAGCTGGGAATGGCGCTATTAAAGAAATTACCACATTGTCAGGCCATGAATATGATAGTGAGCTTTCCTGTAAAGTAACTGCATCGCATCGCTACTATATAACTCACAAAGATACGGAAAAGTTTCTTCACCTGGTATTCCATAAAAAACATCATTACAAGGCTGTACGCTCAAAAAATACCAAAGATTCACGCTGGGACCATGAAGATATATGCAATGTTAAATTTCGAATTTGTAAGTTTAGAATTAATCCACCAGGTTCAGACGATGAGTGGGAAGTTCTGATCACCAATTTAGACCGGGACAAATACCCACTAGCTAGAATGAAAGAGATCTATCATCTTCGCTGGGGAATATAA
- a CDS encoding helveticin J family class III bacteriocin: MVDARILNQFDVSTGHKSVIQKGNVGETYDYGLQLWRDQLDTYVFRGTRGNLTNLVLKLVGQAAGHTQTWEFSGESGKWFVGVKPTKEHWAKQIARVDIRSLKASKTYDSNTAFPRIAYLDQAREPKDYCQSPENFKRAEAALSPDYTKMLIATMENDGTGHFVIYNAKMINQALDDTSIDYVDLRDKQKYPCEDSFTISNFDDLMNNSVQGYDLDNAGNIYITSQHKPNMEDHKYYPKMIKKIPYYAHEETSQWEEVGLSAVNISGKGMHSEVESIQIIGENHGYLTVAYHKLVNNKNLTILNRIYEIEWD; encoded by the coding sequence ATGGTTGATGCTAGAATTTTGAATCAATTTGATGTAAGTACAGGACATAAGTCAGTTATACAAAAAGGTAATGTTGGTGAAACTTATGATTATGGTTTGCAATTATGGCGTGATCAGTTAGATACATATGTATTTAGAGGGACTCGTGGCAATTTAACTAATTTGGTTTTAAAGTTAGTGGGACAAGCTGCAGGGCATACACAAACCTGGGAGTTTTCAGGCGAATCGGGTAAATGGTTTGTGGGCGTGAAACCTACTAAGGAACATTGGGCTAAGCAAATTGCTCGTGTAGATATTAGATCTTTAAAGGCAAGTAAAACGTACGATAGTAATACTGCTTTTCCACGAATTGCATACTTAGATCAAGCTAGAGAACCTAAAGATTACTGTCAAAGTCCTGAAAACTTTAAGAGGGCAGAAGCAGCACTATCTCCAGACTATACAAAAATGTTAATTGCTACAATGGAAAATGATGGAACTGGACATTTTGTTATCTATAATGCAAAAATGATTAATCAAGCTTTAGATGATACAAGTATTGATTATGTGGATTTACGCGATAAGCAAAAATATCCATGTGAAGATAGTTTTACTATTTCTAATTTTGATGATTTAATGAATAATTCTGTACAGGGTTATGATTTAGATAACGCAGGGAATATTTATATTACTAGTCAACATAAACCGAATATGGAAGATCATAAGTATTATCCAAAAATGATTAAAAAGATTCCTTATTATGCGCATGAAGAGACCTCACAATGGGAAGAAGTCGGATTATCTGCTGTTAATATTAGCGGAAAAGGAATGCACTCAGAGGTAGAATCAATTCAGATTATTGGTGAAAATCATGGTTATTTAACAGTTGCGTATCATAAGCTTGTTAATAATAAGAATCTCACAATTTTAAATAGAATTTATGAAATTGAATGGGATTAA